The Culex pipiens pallens isolate TS chromosome 2, TS_CPP_V2, whole genome shotgun sequence DNA window cctttcgaaaaattaacataaataatgttatttgttgacaaatcaccataaatccagtctcccaactccaaataggcatccttgactgattaaaaaaataatttggattgaatataaagtttactaactacttagtataaaagtttatataactctggaaattctatataaaacttatctaaacttaattttgcaaacttttaattcaactaaatgtcaatatattaccatagaattgctaaataaacgttttggagtgggtataacaccgttttgggggtattagtatcgatagaatagatttttcgttggaatttcctaccaacccggaattacgtcgtcggaaaatccgccggtatctgaaccggtccacaattcacaagtcaacctatgtggcatcaaaaagggcataaaatttccgatcttttgatacccatacatccaggttttctataaaacccacgtttttaaatacctaagtaaaaacgttgttatggtttcgtttgagcaacctgccaaaaatgtatggaatttcgtaatttttgttctcgtggatcaaacttactttttgcccaggtatttaaaaacgtaggttttaaagaaaacctagatgtatgggtatcaaaacatcggaaattttatgccctttccgattccacataggttgacttgtgaattgtggaccggttcggatgccggcgaattttcctacgacgtaattccgggttggtacgaaattccaacgaaaaatctattctatcgatactaatacccccaaaacggtgttatacccactccaaagtgtttatttagcaattctatggtaatatattaacatttagttgaattaaaagtttgcaaaattaaggttagataagttttatatagaatttccagagttatataaacttttaaactaagtagttagtaaactttatattcaatccaaattatttttttaatcagtcaaggatgcctatttggagttgggagactggatttatggtgatttgtcaacaaataacattatttatgttaatttttcgaaaggtgtacaaactttttttgcaccttttttattttcgtaatagtatttgttatataactttttatagaaatcatcttttcatgagctttttgtagcaaaatgtttggcatgagtttctgaacaaaacgtagtactaggttcctgtcaaactttaattttttacatgtttcatcacaaaatgtgcatagtgcccaaggggtgtaaatactttttttacatactgtatggtCAACAgcctaaaattttttttactacattacaaactaaaaatatatattttaagtcCTATTTTTACTTTGTATGTATATTGGATTGCACTGACTATGCTGCAAACGTGTCTTTTTGGAGAGCTTGAGTTATGATTTAGataaatattgtgaaaattattgtaattgtaTGTATGCAACTGTATAAAACTTATTAAAGTTTGATAATAATTTTACATCacgatcttaaaaaaaatatttggagagaCTGTGTTTTACATAAGAAATAATGTGAATTTCGATGGTGTGAAATTTGGTGATAATATTttatcttttatgatgtaatgtaatattacctcaattcagGTGGAACATGTGGAATTACGCATGAAATGAGGTAATATAGCACAATTTCTGAGTTTaccttttaaaatgtcaaaattcaacctgaaaaaatgattttaattcagcagttagaaaatatcaattatttaGCGATATGGATGAGAGTGATATTTGTCCAGGAAAACAAGATTCATCtttggtgttttaaaatgttttattcacATTTACTATCCAAAGCCCCACGGGCGAGTACAACTCTTCCTTACTCTGACTATACTTATTTTGTGTGACGACGCTCTTTCGtttatattgttttatttttaccattGTTTTGTGTGTTATAGGTTGTTTTAATAGTGTTTATTAAGTGTTGTTTGTTTTACCTCTTTGCCGATGAGAATAAATATTTATGGTGTTTATAAATCTGCTaacaattttctgttttttcggaaaaaatgttCCACAACATGCTTCCacagtttgacaaatttgtagtgggttttcaaatatttttcttcaatgttttttatttgaaatgaaagCTTATTTTGAGATTTGAACTAAGTAAAAATTTGTGTTTCGAGAATTACATGATAACCGTTAGACACTTAAagtgtttctattttttctctgttttctaAATTATGTTGTCGATATCTGTTTTTTTCCGGTAAGGCACTGCTTCTGTGATCCTCAGCGTGTTTTGGAgtgaaattattttcaacagAGTTTAGTTCAAAACTACTCAGAAAGGTTTAGTTGTGGCTGGGCTGAAAGATTTTCTATTCGTGAACACTactttgaatgaaataaaacaaacttttaagttttaatttgtAGTATAAaataggtttaaaaaaatcctacatCTTTATTCAAAAGCTTCAGTAATAACCGGTTGTACTTTACGTTGACTATGTGTTTGTTTGTTACTTTGTTTTCCTCTGCAATAAAAAGGTGTTGTAAAACAGTTTAGCATTGAGCTTGCTACGGAATGATCTAAACAGTGTTTCACATCTGAAAATAAGCTTCCATCCGGAATCAATCCCTTTCGCTGCCTTCGtgcaaaaatctgtttttttcaatcattttttttcgacattCTTTTCCAGCTTTCTATTCTCTTCCTGTAGGAATACAATCTGTGTGTTTCGGTGTGGAAttgctaacattttttttcttgttttttaaataattttcaacaaaccCTTACAATCGACTCCCCGCGGTTTGGGTGGGGAGTATTTCTTCACAATCATAACACACTTTGAGTGCATTACGTAACAAATTGCAGCATCCCTCAAGCGAGGGGTATGCATTTCCAAGTGgtgtttttattcaatttttgggGGGCAAACTTATCATGACAGTTCGCCGATCGGAGCGTTCTGTAACCAGAGGTCGTGGATGAAGTTGTACAGGTTGTCACTCACGGCGACCTGGAAGTGGGAATGAATGTGGAAAGAAGATTTAGTgtaaaatatcttttttgtgGCTGTAGTCTGAGTCTGTAGTCCACAGATTTCCAATAACTTTCTTTGAAAGTTGTTACGAGGTTCAAAGTTGGATTTCTTTGAATTAGATCTTTTTGGAGAGGTGTAGTTGGCATCACCTACCTTGTACGGCGTCGGGTTGAGCGTACGCTTGTGGTCCTGACGCAGCGTTTTCAGCGAGTTCTGCACCCGCTCGCGAACCTCATCCAGCGAAGGCATCGCCTGCGTCACACGCCCGTCTGCCCAGTACACCTTGTACAGGGCTTCGACGTGTGTCGGGATGACGTAGGCGCGCTTCGACTCCTGAAACGGGTGACGGCAGAGCACCTTCTGGCCGACCTCCGGCGGACTCTCGTCCACCCGCTGGAGCAGGTCGATCAGAGCGTGCCCGTCGGCACCGTACAGGCGAAAGACGTTCTTGTTGCCCGGCATCGTCACCTTGGCCACGTCCTGGCTCAGCTTTATCCGGGGCTGGCTGTTGATCTCGACCATCTTGTAGACGCAGCCCAGGGCCGGCTGTCGCTGGCATGTCACTAGAGTTAAACAAATAGCGTTATGAACTCCAACTTTCTTCTACAATAAGCCCAACAACTCACCCAAGTGCGTTCCAATGCCGAAGCAGTCGATCTTGTGGCCCTGCTCGTTCAGGCTCAGAATCGTTTCCTCGTTGATGTCGTTGGACGCGACAATGGTCAACTTGCTGAACCAGGTCAGCTTGAAGCGCTCGGAGATCCGCTCGAAGGTCTCCCGTGACAGGCAGCTCAGGTAGGCCAGATCACCGGAATCGATGCGGATGCCGACCGCGCGGTAACCCTGATCGTTGAGGGCCAATGCCACGGCGCAAAAGTTCAACAGGCCGCTCCTAAGAAGAGGTAGAATCGGTTGTGGAAGAGCGAGAGAAGAGAGCACAGGTTTAGTGGAGTTCAACGTGCACGTGCACGCCGAGGAAGAACAACACCAGGAGTTAAACTGTTTGCAGGAAACTTAGCGCAGAGGTAGAGAGTTGGGATTAGAGAGATACACTTAGGCCAAGAGTTAGAACTCAGAGATGTGTAATTATGTACTTGTGTGTGTGACGAACCGTGTTTTGAATGAATGCTGACGTGAGtgataaaaaccaaaatttatgattaaaaaattaactttcctCAATTTGAAGCGTAATTTTGACTAAAGAAACAACATCTAACCTGATCAAAACTTGGTCCAATTCGTGGTAGCAATTTCGAACGGAATGCCAATCGGAACTAGCGTAGGTACTACAATCGATACCGTTACTGTGGTTACTGATGGCGGAGCAGGATGAGGTGTCTAGCTCAGTCTTACTGGAGGGGTACCGACAAAGTGGATAGATACTAAGCGGCGGATGGTGCTGGTGGTTGAGCCAACTATGCTTGCGAACGGCACGAACGGGAGAGGGAAACGTTTTCAAGATTGTGTTTATTTGTGGGAGTTTACCAGCAAGAATTTTataggaaagttttttttatttataacataATTAAAAGCTAGCTTCAACAGCAAAAGTATTtgattataattataaaattcaaCATTATTCCTAAAAGCATACTattctttttacattttttgttacaaatttgAGATTTGGACTTTGCAAATTTAGGTTGTTTACCGAATGATATCTAAACTGAACAAATAttctctgcaattttttttccattagtCATGCAATTTTTTATGACATGAGATAGGAAATGTGAGTAAATCACTTTTGCAGTAAATCTATATTTCTGCTCCGAGCTTTGTTACTCATGATATTTTGAACTCAGCGaaagaaaactttgaaaattttcaaatctcccTTCTCTCTTACGCGAAATAAGAATGAGAGAATTTTGCTCTTAcctacactgccgttctacgcataattgtcccatgtcattttttgacgattttgacatttttaagtttagtttgtcgCATACTTTTccaaaaacccataaaattcggaaactcatcaaaaacaacaccaagtctgtttgtcccatcgttactcttctacgcataattgtcccaccaagtattttctttcacgaaattatcagttttacgaattattgtgtcttgtttacctattgtatagcaagaagattacaaataagagtgttaaactgctaactgggatgattagggacttatggggtgaATAGGGTCCCACGGGACAactatgcgtagaaacacaggaatcgatcgaaaaatttcaatcgcgtttttctcagttgcacttttttgaacatgggacaaatatgcgtagaacggcagtatcagggatggaataatcgcaaaaaaaaatcaatttcgcttgcgaactttcttcacccgcgaaagagagaggaggcaaatcacgcataagaaaatcgctcccgaaattctccaagaaaatcaatctgcctatgattttttgtgaatttccttcttagcaccactcaaaaatatttatttcagtttgtttacacacattgcccatctacaaaatgtgacaggtcatttttcgacgtgtaacgttacacttgcaagtgttgTAGTGAAAAatatgttccgccgaataatcaagatgatgtgtttttttagattatttttaccgatctttcgtgcgcgagagagaagaGCCATGCTCTCTTCGGactttttctcttgatgaacatccaaagattttctttcgatgatgattattccatcgctgggcAGTATACACCTCGAGTACTTTTCACAATGGGCCAATAtttgtaaacaatttgaaaataaaaggtGTAAAAATATAgattcaataaaatatgttttactcactgatattttttagagttctgaagagatttttttaatcttttttgtaGGTTTAATAATTTGATCCATTAAATTTGTCGATTGCTTctatctacaatttttttttgaaaatttttaaaatagcaTTCTTGCTCACGTTCTATGAAGCTTTTTATAACTTGAATTGAACTTTgtgttttaaatagtttttatttaaaataaactctTAATATATAAATACACTCTTAATATAttatcagtttatttttttacctaATGTTGAATTAAATAACGTTTGgattttctaagaaaaaaaaaaatcaaattattcgctctacagcattgccttggcgttctcgattgcgagattcctactcgaaactaggtgttcgaaggcttgattgttgaggcaattgcaaacctctttttacaccctaGCTTCcatccgccccgggattcgaactgacgacatttggattgttagtccaactgcctaccagcgactccaccgagacaggacccagggagacgactcctacacctggactgagctaacgacctaaccattaggttagtccggggccaacatttacttcccttccgacggaaggcgtgatcagacaaatctcgtctcgaaaaatgccaccgggaccgtctgggttcgaacccaggccgactgggtgagaggcaatcacgcttacccctacaccacggtcccggattttctaagaattttgttgaaatagGTGTTTCCAATATCTGAAGTATTTTTTCTTGGATACCGTTTTGATaaagcaaatagcaaatagcatcCTTGATCAGCATCAGATCTTACCCAGACTCTGTGTCAGTTATCtcataatttatttcaaaagttacattAAAACTACAACAAAGCTACAAAACACTACAAAAAGGATTCAAACAAACTTACAAATACTCCAATTATATACAACCCAAGCCATGCAGTGCTCTCTCGGACTGAGTTAGTTGTTGAAAGGTTTCTTACGAAAAACTAGAAGTAACTAGTAGTAGTAactgattttacattaaatacCGCAACAAACGAATCCATGTTTGGAGTTCGATAATGGGAAAATTGAATATAAATACTGTGTAATGCGAATGTTTCGGTATGTTTTAGCCAAGTAGCACAAATACACAAAAAGTACGACCCTGGGGAAGCTCCCGTTGTTTGCTAGAAACAGTTTTCTGTCCGTTTTGCCAATCAGTTGATGATTTTAGACGTGTTAGTCACATGAATGGCTACTTGCCCCATTTGTTCTCGaacaaattggttgaaattataGTATTCTTAAGGTACTTTGGTGGCTGCGCCTAGTATTGCTTGATTGGTGAAGTGGTCTTTCTAAGGTATGATGGTAGGTGTAgcaatgtttgtgtgtgtgtgcgcgtgtTGTTGATCTGGTGGTGGTTCGGCATGATGCAGTGTTGTAAGTTGAGCCCGGAATTACACATGCTCCGTTGGGTAGCAGACATATAACAGGAAACTAAACGGAAAGTTTTGTAACGAGCAGCTCTTGCGTGTTGATGTTagattaaacaaaacaaaactgaacAAAAGTTGGACGCCATAAGTTATGCAGTTCTGACAAGAGCGGAAATTAGCGAGCGAAATGGTAGCTTAACCCGACACACAAAACCCGGGATCACGTGGCatgcgttgttgttgttggtggtggAGGTGGTAGTTCCGGAAGTTGCTCCCGGGTGTTACGCAACGGGGTTACACTACACTGGTATGGAGGGGCGGGTCGAGGGATGATTGaaccaaaataaaacaaaaccaattttgggTGTGTAACGAACAGAGTGTGTGTTTGAAGGAGGAGTTCAGGGGGACTTGGACTTGTACAGCCCGGGACTAGTTAGTTTGCGCTCGCGGGATGGCGGGATTCATGGCGCCTCACCTGAAACACTTCCCGACGGCCTTCAGGTGCCCGATTACGCACGGTCGAGTTTCGCGTGCGTTGGCCTCGCAGTTGGAGCATCGTGGATGCTGTTCCGTGTACGGTATCATCAGCTCTTCGCTGTCCTCGGGCATTTCCACCTCGTAGTTGACGACGTCGTCACCGTTACCAACCAGCAGCTCCTCGTCGGCGGTTCCGTTGCCATTCTCCGGACATACCTGGTCCGGTTCAGCTGCTGTTGGAGGTTGTGCAGGCAAACTACCATCATCATTAGTATCGGTATTAGTGACGTTGGTATCTTCGTCGCCGTCCTGCTGAAGATTACCACCGTTCGCACACGGATCGTTGTTAGCACGTGTCACTCTATCACGACAATAATAACAGTTACTACTATCGACGACCGGGCCACCACCGCCGCCACCTCCGTCTTCCTGTCCGCCGTCCTCATCCTGTCCTTCTGTTTCCCCCGCGCCTTCCAGCTCGGTCGGCTCGAAGCAGTCTACGTCGGCTAGCTCCGGGTCCGGGTTATCTAGCAACGAGTCACAGTCGTAGTCGTCCGGCGTCGGTCGGTGGTCCCCGGTCAACAGACAGCACGGATCGTACTGGGGGGTTCCGTCGGGCAAACAACCGGGGTCTCCACCGCCCAGGAACGTACTTTTTGTGTCATGCTTATCGCTTTGTCGCGTGTGAAATCGAAATCAAACCGGAAGGGTTGGGTAACAAGGGTGGAGAGGTGTTGTGTGGTGTTAGGAGGACAGATtttgaaagtaagaaaaaagagaaaatttgCCGAAAGTCACAATGGGGCCCTGAGTTGGCGTAACAATTTGATAACCTGCGTTTCAGAATTACATCcacataacatattttttaaattataagtaaattaaaatctgatcgaaattaaaaatcaactaTATGACTTGTTgtcataaatcaaaataaactttGTATTAGATTaatcacaaaataaataaaaaataccgaaaaaataacttgaaacgTAATTATTCACGAAAGGTTCATTGCATACTTTTAACGTTTCAATTATTgccatttaaatttgttttgtatttgAAATCGTAAttatattgagcaattctccacgaaatcggacttttttcttaaattttaatttttgtattttttaatccgactgaaacttttttggtgccttcggtatgcccaaagaagccattttgcatcattagtttgtccatataattatccatacaaatttggcagctagccatacaaaaatgatgtatgaaaattcaaaaatctgtatcttttgaaggaattttttcatcgatttggtgtcttcggcaaagttgtaggtatggatatggactacgctgaaaaaaattatacacggtaaaaaattttttggtcattttttatttaactttttgtcactaaaacttgatttgcaaaaaaacactatttttttttttatatgttttagaggacatcaaatgccaacttttaaattaaaaaaaaatgaaaaactgcgaatattttcaaaaaagtcacttcaaTAATattatggatttaacttgaaaacggtgcactttatcaaaatttcactaaagtactatttgattgcaaatttgattttacatcgaaaaatgaagttgaaaaatgtttgcgaccaatttttcgattttttgaaaaaaatagtattgattcaaaaatttataactcgttcaaagaagttttgcacaacctggatatttttgaaaagttggcatttgatgtcctctaaaacatataaaaaaaagtgtttttttgcaaatcaagttttagtgacaaaaagttaaataaaaaatcaccaattttttttaccgtgtatcattttttttcagtgtagtccatatccatacctacaactttgccgaagacaccaaatcgatgaaaaaaatccttcaaaagatacagatttttgaattttcatacatcatttttgtatagccagctgccaaatttgtttggaaaattttatggacaaactaatgatgcaaaatggcttctttgggcataccgaaggcaccaaaaaagtttcagtcggatcaaaaaatacaaaaaaatcgaatgaccgaaatctgagataACTGCTCTATTATGGCAATGTTATTTATAAATGAAATCGGATGCATTCCTCTTCtttattatgtttttaatgaattatccggaataatttgttttattatgaaTGCTTAACAGattcaaattttgatataattgaaaaatatgaaaaaaatcttgctgATTCCAATACACATCTGAATTCTTTTATaagaaatcaagttttttcaaaagaattttacaTTATAATTAATGAAACATGAATTTATAAAATGAAGCCTgttagcaaattttaaaattcggcCGCTGTTgagattttacagatttttcctGAACGGACTTTTAGTATTTTCGTTATCCaatgttctttgtcatactgctCATGTCTGTACATAGTTGAAAAATCTGAATTCACATTTCAGAAGGTGAAATCAtcttcaaaaatctattttattttgTGCTATTCACAAATCTCAAAtcaaagttatgctaaaatgACACTAAACGCAAACCTATCCACGTCAAAGTGTGTTAAAACAAAGCCAAACCAAAGTGAGGAAACAGTACAGAAATGGTCAGAAAATCGAACAGAAGGAAGACTGAAGTGGGAGAAATAATTTagagaaattcaattttgagcTCGTTGGCAAAAGCCAATGAAGCAAGCCGATTTGATAGTAACCCaaagaaataaataacaaaaatagataaaaaaaaagaaaataatgcACACCAACACAGGCAGAAGAAATCCGAGAGAGTGTAGCCTAAAAGCGGAATACCTCTTGACATCGTACGTGTCGACTAGGGCCATGAAGCCGTCGGGGAAGGCGATCGCGAAGGACACCATCGCGGCCAGCTCGCCCTCGCTCGACTCGTCCGTCGAGATGTCCAGGATCTTGGCCAGCTGGCCGCGGTACTGCAGGGCCAGCTCGAGCAGGTCACGCTTGTCACCTTCAGGGGGGTTtcgaaattttgtcaatttttggcttgaaaatttaacgaaaataccGCCATGGCTTACCGGTTTCCTTGTGGGCCAGCACACGCGTCTTCAGCTCCTGGATGCCGGTGAACGAGGTAATGTACGCGTGGGCGTGGGTTCCCTTTACCggaatgttgaaaagtttgccCGCCAACACGTTGGACGTGCCGTCAAAGCCACCTGGTGCAACGGATGAAGCGGGAAATTAGAATCGTTTAAAAGTCCAGTGGAAAAGGTGAAGCATGAAAATTAATGGTAaggttgttattttttcaaaacacattttaatttttttacagtttttttatgattattttccAGTCCAGAAAATAAAGTTCCTCTCCTGCCGCCCGTTTATGTCTCCCAACTTTCTACCACCCACATTAATTTGACTTTCGCGCCGCAGAGAGCGTGTTGATAAACATGGTACCATTTTATTGCATCACCACCCTAAAACCCGTCTTCCCTAGCCCCAATACTGAAGGTGGTTGCTAAAACCACCCTTATTTTGCAGCACTTCCCGGTGCTAGAAAATatcagcaaaaaacacgttGGTAGCTTTGGCGTTTCCAACGAGCAGTCAGATATTCACTGAAATTATTGATCAATCTTTTCTAATGGGGAAtaaagaaagaaaacaaaatcgcTATGTAGAAGGTGGTGGCCCGCGGTTTCTGACGGTGGATGTGCAATTATTTGCCCCCCCCTTGGTCACGATACCGTGAAGGCGTGCAGTGAAAACCTCCACGTGGTGCGATTTCTCACGAGGCGACACGAGCCGTGTTTGGGTCTTTGGCAgaggaaaaatcaaacaattttggcgatttttataTCAAGTTCACGCCATTATTCTGCGCacagttgttgtttttgtttgtgggaTGACAAATCGTTTGTGCTGATGAGGAGTGTTTTGTTATTTTGCAGCTGGAGGTTATTTTTGTTAGTTGGTTTGTGTTTCTTTGTATGAATCatgggtttttttgttgtttgttgatttGGAGGTCTCGAGACCGAAgttctagaaaatattttactatcATTTTTAGGTGTTTTACAGAAATAAACAATATCCTTTACCTAAGATGAATTCTAAGACATtactttttgagaaaattaaaataagatgTCTGTATTTATATCAATCGAACTTAAAGCACCACGCTTCTCCTTCGAAATGAGTTCCCAGTACAGTTTGTTGGAGACGCATGGTCTTTTAGATTCTATAAATGTACAG harbors:
- the LOC120420574 gene encoding nicotinate phosphoribosyltransferase isoform X2; its protein translation is MMSSNNSVDLLEDGAFAANKNSWNRYYQNSVVQPLLTDLYQITMAYAYWKSGKMDDHAVFDLFFRTNPFQGEFTIFAGLEECLKFMENFHYSETDVEYLKHALPQGIEEEFFDYLSQLTAKDVTLYAIEEGSVAFPRIPLIKIAGPLIIVQLLETTLLTLVNYASLMATNAARYRMVAGRHINLLEFGLRRAQGPDGGLSASKYSYIGGFDGTSNVLAGKLFNIPVKGTHAHAYITSFTGIQELKTRVLAHKETGDKRDLLELALQYRGQLAKILDISTDESSEGELAAMVSFAIAFPDGFMALVDTYDVKSLPAQPPTAAEPDQVCPENGNGTADEELLVGNGDDVVNYEVEMPEDSEELMIPYTEQHPRCSNCEANARETRPCVIGHLKAVGKCFRSGLLNFCAVALALNDQGYRAVGIRIDSGDLAYLSCLSRETFERISERFKLTWFSKLTIVASNDINEETILSLNEQGHKIDCFGIGTHLVTCQRQPALGCVYKMVEINSQPRIKLSQDVAKVTMPGNKNVFRLYGADGHALIDLLQRVDESPPEVGQKVLCRHPFQESKRAYVIPTHVEALYKVYWADGRVTQAMPSLDEVRERVQNSLKTLRQDHKRTLNPTPYKVAVSDNLYNFIHDLWLQNAPIGELS
- the LOC120420574 gene encoding nicotinate phosphoribosyltransferase isoform X1 translates to MMSSNNSVDLLEDGAFAANKNSWNRYYQNSVVQPLLTDLYQITMAYAYWKSGKMDDHAVFDLFFRTNPFQGEFTIFAGLEECLKFMENFHYSETDVEYLKHALPQGIEEEFFDYLSQLTAKDVTLYAIEEGSVAFPRIPLIKIAGPLIIVQLLETTLLTLVNYASLMATNAARYRMVAGRHINLLEFGLRRAQGPDGGLSASKYSYIGGFDGTSNVLAGKLFNIPVKGTHAHAYITSFTGIQELKTRVLAHKETGDKRDLLELALQYRGQLAKILDISTDESSEGELAAMVSFAIAFPDGFMALVDTYDVKSDKHDTKSTFLGGGDPGCLPDGTPQYDPCCLLTGDHRPTPDDYDCDSLLDNPDPELADVDCFEPTELEGAGETEGQDEDGGQEDGGGGGGGPVVDSSNCYYCRDRVTRANNDPCANGGNLQQDGDEDTNVTNTDTNDDGSLPAQPPTAAEPDQVCPENGNGTADEELLVGNGDDVVNYEVEMPEDSEELMIPYTEQHPRCSNCEANARETRPCVIGHLKAVGKCFRSGLLNFCAVALALNDQGYRAVGIRIDSGDLAYLSCLSRETFERISERFKLTWFSKLTIVASNDINEETILSLNEQGHKIDCFGIGTHLVTCQRQPALGCVYKMVEINSQPRIKLSQDVAKVTMPGNKNVFRLYGADGHALIDLLQRVDESPPEVGQKVLCRHPFQESKRAYVIPTHVEALYKVYWADGRVTQAMPSLDEVRERVQNSLKTLRQDHKRTLNPTPYKVAVSDNLYNFIHDLWLQNAPIGELS
- the LOC120420574 gene encoding nicotinate phosphoribosyltransferase isoform X3: MMSSNNSVDLLEDGAFAANKNSWNRYYQNSVVQPLLTDLYQITMAYAYWKSGKMDDHAVFDLFFRTNPFQGEFTIFAGLEECLKFMENFHYSETDVEYLKHALPQGIEEEFFDYLSQLTAKDVTLYAIEEGSVAFPRIPLIKIAGPLIIVQLLETTLLTLVNYASLMATNAARYRMVAGRHINLLEFGLRRAQGPDGGLSASKYSYIGGFDGTSNVLAGKLFNIPVKGTHAHAYITSFTGIQELKTRVLAHKETGDKRDLLELALQYRGQLAKILDISTDESSEGELAAMVSFAIAFPDGFMALVDTYDVKRSGLLNFCAVALALNDQGYRAVGIRIDSGDLAYLSCLSRETFERISERFKLTWFSKLTIVASNDINEETILSLNEQGHKIDCFGIGTHLVTCQRQPALGCVYKMVEINSQPRIKLSQDVAKVTMPGNKNVFRLYGADGHALIDLLQRVDESPPEVGQKVLCRHPFQESKRAYVIPTHVEALYKVYWADGRVTQAMPSLDEVRERVQNSLKTLRQDHKRTLNPTPYKVAVSDNLYNFIHDLWLQNAPIGELS